In Persicimonas caeni, a single window of DNA contains:
- a CDS encoding tetratricopeptide repeat protein — protein MYNLLIALGAGVVATLLFGFAVGGGDFSLLYGIVPGVIALLGTYFYLARRSMKQVQALAEQAQQQLQSRNIDRAVEIFKSGYPIGKWQFFVKAQIDAQIGTLLYVAQRFDEAEPYLKNAFAKNWTAKAMLGVLYYKRRKFDEMERVFEEAVAANKKEALLWNLYAYCLWKTKQRDKAIDVLNRGLEHLDGHDKTERNLKALKNNRKMKMRSWNQLWYQFHLDRMPMQRQRVQFR, from the coding sequence ATGTATAACCTTCTCATTGCATTGGGCGCCGGCGTCGTCGCCACGCTGCTCTTCGGCTTCGCCGTGGGCGGCGGGGACTTCTCGCTTCTTTACGGCATTGTGCCGGGCGTCATCGCGCTTCTGGGTACCTATTTCTACTTGGCGCGCCGCTCCATGAAGCAGGTACAGGCGCTGGCCGAGCAGGCTCAGCAGCAGCTTCAGAGCCGCAACATCGACCGCGCCGTCGAGATCTTCAAATCGGGCTACCCGATTGGAAAGTGGCAGTTCTTCGTCAAGGCCCAGATCGACGCGCAGATCGGTACGCTTCTGTACGTCGCCCAGCGCTTCGACGAGGCCGAGCCTTACCTGAAGAACGCGTTCGCCAAAAACTGGACCGCCAAAGCCATGCTCGGTGTGCTCTACTACAAGCGTCGCAAGTTCGACGAGATGGAGCGCGTCTTCGAGGAGGCCGTGGCGGCCAACAAAAAAGAGGCGCTGCTCTGGAACCTGTACGCCTACTGCTTGTGGAAGACCAAGCAGCGCGACAAGGCCATCGACGTACTCAACCGGGGCTTGGAGCACCTGGACGGCCACGACAAGACCGAGCGCAACCTCAAGGCGCTCAAGAACAACCGCAAAATGAAGATGCGTAGCTGGAATCAGCTGTGGTATCAGTTCCACTTGGACCGCATGCCGATGCAACGCCAGCGCGTACAGTTCCGCTAG
- a CDS encoding (Fe-S)-binding protein: METALVAGEVHEWVRRGLIALLLVVGFGFAARTVYWLLRYVAWGKGELKINDVPERIKGFLTYVIGQRRVIQEPAGMVHLFIFWGFLILQLETIEYMIRAVVFDFHFSYLVGEGTYNVMLFLQDIFGGIVFVAICIAAVRRYIVRPQHSLASGDAAVILALIGGLMLTKFMANGAEIAYMTDQPLGHDPRFTPIALATANLFAGAGLDRAGFFWLYHVNYWIHLGIVVFFANYIPFGKHLHLIGAMPNIFFKKHEPNGALYPIDMEDPNLESYGVGYVEELTWKQLLDTYACTECGRCEHYCPAFNTGKPLNPMMIIHKIKDTLREKGEMVVRNKEELPEDYPRLTGEVITREELWACTTCGACVANCPVFIEHVDTIVDMRRYLALMEADFSPEVSRTFRNMENNSNPWGISGSYRADWAEGLDIPLLSELSEAPEYLFWVGCAGSFDDRQKRVTKSFAKILKEADSSFAILGPEEACTGDPARRIGNEYLYWMLATQNIETLNNYGVTKIVTTCPHCFHTIGKEYPQLGGNYEVVHHTEFLADLLKTGRIKLNHAGTQKITYHDSCYIGRWDKSYDDPRDVLDSIPGVERQEMDLNKRQSFCCGAGGGRMWMEEDLGKRVNVERTDQALETDPDAIAVNCPFCLTMFDDGLKHRGAGHVRLLDLAELIADNMVTRKKPVTTEPDTAPAAAE, translated from the coding sequence GTGGAAACAGCTCTCGTTGCAGGTGAAGTTCATGAGTGGGTACGGCGAGGACTGATCGCCCTCCTGCTCGTTGTCGGATTTGGTTTTGCCGCACGCACGGTCTACTGGCTGCTGCGCTACGTGGCGTGGGGAAAAGGCGAGCTCAAGATCAACGATGTGCCCGAGCGCATCAAAGGGTTCTTGACCTATGTCATCGGCCAGCGTCGCGTCATTCAAGAGCCGGCGGGCATGGTCCACCTCTTTATCTTCTGGGGATTCCTCATCCTCCAGCTCGAGACCATCGAGTACATGATCCGAGCGGTGGTCTTTGACTTCCACTTCTCGTATCTGGTGGGTGAAGGGACCTACAATGTCATGCTCTTCTTGCAGGACATTTTCGGCGGCATCGTCTTCGTGGCGATTTGTATCGCCGCGGTGCGCCGCTACATCGTGCGCCCCCAGCACAGTCTGGCCTCCGGAGACGCCGCCGTTATTTTGGCGCTCATCGGCGGCCTGATGCTGACCAAGTTCATGGCCAACGGCGCCGAGATCGCCTACATGACCGATCAGCCCCTAGGCCACGATCCGCGCTTCACCCCGATTGCTCTGGCGACCGCGAACCTGTTCGCCGGCGCCGGGCTCGATCGCGCAGGCTTCTTCTGGCTCTACCACGTCAACTACTGGATCCACTTGGGCATCGTCGTCTTCTTTGCGAACTACATTCCGTTCGGAAAGCACCTGCACCTTATCGGTGCCATGCCCAACATCTTCTTCAAGAAGCACGAGCCCAACGGCGCGCTCTACCCCATCGACATGGAGGATCCGAACCTCGAGTCGTACGGCGTCGGCTACGTCGAGGAGCTCACCTGGAAGCAGCTGCTCGACACCTATGCGTGCACCGAGTGTGGCCGCTGCGAGCACTACTGCCCGGCGTTCAACACCGGCAAGCCGCTCAACCCGATGATGATCATCCACAAGATCAAGGACACGCTTCGGGAAAAAGGCGAGATGGTCGTGCGCAACAAAGAAGAGCTCCCCGAGGATTACCCGCGCCTGACCGGCGAGGTGATCACCCGCGAGGAGCTGTGGGCCTGCACGACCTGTGGCGCGTGTGTGGCCAACTGCCCGGTGTTCATCGAGCACGTCGACACCATCGTCGACATGCGTCGTTACCTGGCGCTCATGGAAGCCGACTTCTCCCCGGAGGTCAGCCGGACCTTCCGTAACATGGAGAACAACTCGAACCCGTGGGGCATCTCCGGGTCGTACCGCGCCGACTGGGCCGAAGGACTCGACATCCCGCTGCTGAGCGAGCTGTCCGAGGCGCCCGAATACCTCTTTTGGGTTGGTTGCGCCGGCAGCTTCGACGATCGCCAAAAGCGCGTCACCAAGTCGTTCGCCAAGATCCTCAAGGAGGCGGACTCCTCGTTCGCGATTCTGGGCCCCGAAGAAGCCTGCACCGGCGACCCGGCGCGGCGTATCGGTAACGAGTACCTGTACTGGATGCTCGCCACCCAGAACATCGAGACGCTCAACAACTACGGCGTCACCAAGATCGTGACGACCTGTCCGCACTGCTTCCACACGATTGGCAAGGAGTACCCGCAGCTCGGCGGCAACTACGAAGTGGTCCACCACACCGAGTTTTTGGCCGACCTGCTCAAGACCGGACGCATCAAGTTGAACCACGCGGGCACCCAGAAGATCACGTACCACGATTCGTGCTACATCGGTCGCTGGGACAAATCGTACGACGATCCGCGCGACGTCCTCGACAGCATCCCCGGCGTCGAGCGCCAGGAGATGGACCTCAACAAGCGCCAGAGCTTCTGCTGCGGCGCCGGTGGTGGTCGCATGTGGATGGAGGAGGACCTGGGCAAGCGCGTCAACGTCGAGCGTACCGACCAGGCGCTGGAGACCGATCCCGATGCCATCGCGGTCAACTGTCCGTTCTGCCTGACGATGTTCGACGACGGCCTCAAGCACCGCGGCGCCGGTCACGTGCGCCTGCTCGACTTGGCCGAACTGATCGCCGACAACATGGTCACGCGCAAAAAGCCGGTAACCACCGAGCCCGACACGGCTCCGGCCGCCGCAGAGTAA
- a CDS encoding YecA family protein, with protein sequence MSNPIPLSEVPEDIGRNDPCPCGSGRKYKKCCQRAHRMQREAEKRSAGVEDLIHQGTNAWGMFKLLRQVRENNMFALFYEMTHSEGPFRERFASKTDYIQAADAGEEILVAGSDADLRRIRLDGSDHYLLLTEGLSDPRATSYRYTVIILRPNELDAEGNQRSVDHRGLRVWDIERHERAKDAVEDGDLSLDDLGYEWAKEKE encoded by the coding sequence ATGTCGAATCCCATTCCCCTGTCGGAAGTGCCCGAGGATATTGGTCGTAACGATCCCTGCCCGTGTGGCAGTGGGCGCAAGTACAAAAAGTGCTGCCAGCGCGCCCACCGCATGCAGCGTGAGGCCGAGAAGCGCTCGGCAGGCGTCGAGGACCTGATCCATCAGGGAACCAACGCCTGGGGCATGTTCAAGCTGTTGCGCCAAGTGCGCGAGAACAACATGTTCGCCCTCTTCTACGAGATGACCCACTCGGAGGGCCCCTTTCGCGAGCGCTTCGCCAGCAAGACCGACTACATCCAGGCGGCCGACGCCGGTGAAGAGATCCTGGTCGCCGGAAGCGACGCCGATCTTCGGCGCATCCGCCTCGACGGCAGCGACCACTACCTGCTGTTGACCGAGGGGCTCAGCGACCCGCGCGCGACCAGCTACCGCTACACGGTCATCATCCTTCGGCCCAATGAGCTCGACGCTGAGGGCAATCAGCGCTCCGTCGACCACCGCGGCCTGCGCGTGTGGGACATCGAGCGTCACGAGCGCGCCAAAGACGCCGTCGAAGACGGTGATTTGTCGCTCGACGACCTGGGCTACGAGTGGGCCAAAGAGAAAGAATGA
- a CDS encoding sulfatase: MKLYNSASSKTLLALAVALWLAPGCSAKSSDTRKELSSEGLEKAASGLPEGARTETKSGKPELAPPLPTLEDPHFAAFDLLVNRPLAHRVVRADVAPAVSVDATAPDFVRYIHGNHANDWMLGEKLDGALAAAVKARKASLWVPALRPGATHELRMRVFNPAKWENKLTVAVNGSALQPVALAEGWQTISIEVPADSKLRADNELALSFSNLGRIDGRLSGGAIAWVELGRQASGAPTVEDKSDPKGGAKEAEGQESEGQESEGQEASAEAGEAGAGKAGAAGGERAADKPDGEPDYSPSKLPLAQDKLQFDKQNGLAWYVWLPEQAKLDLALRAREGCGVSAEVFVEDESNGVSSAVAETRNLVLGRGESQQTAIDLSKWSGQVARLELRASDACQEEVTVEKAALVVPGEQPKMPEGVEPPKRIIVWMIDTLRSDYLPIHFDSDVEAPNLQKLADEGASFKVAYVQGNESRTSHAAFFTGQYPNKNGLVGKGILRPHHHLIQEAVKEKGYKTGCHVANGYVSRNGGFAQGWDHYVNNLRDGWRIDGEGIAKHGVDWAKKTKDDPFFLYLGSIDPHVTYRAHDDLIGKYEKEPYHGKYKRYLSGEELGKIKGGKPVSERDKQRIINLYKNEITFNDRAFGKLRKDLEEAGLWEGTMVIVTSDHGEEFWEHGSVGHGHNVHQELVHVPILLYYPPLIPGGTKVEAGVDVVDIYPTVMDALGAERPDDLQGKSMIPLIHNLHGGYPEPAIATQYKIHYAMQMQQWKLYLKRGDYELYDRNADHFEKKDVSAKHPLASRFMLDAMGWFRAHRKEWDKATWGVPSKVAPGFMEKVSGAKSD; the protein is encoded by the coding sequence ATGAAGTTGTACAACTCGGCCTCCTCGAAGACCCTTTTGGCGTTGGCCGTGGCGCTGTGGCTGGCCCCCGGCTGCAGCGCCAAGTCCTCTGACACTCGCAAAGAGCTGAGCTCGGAGGGCTTGGAGAAGGCAGCCTCTGGGTTGCCGGAAGGCGCACGTACGGAGACCAAATCGGGCAAGCCCGAGCTGGCGCCTCCGTTGCCAACGCTCGAAGATCCGCATTTCGCCGCCTTCGACTTGCTGGTCAACCGTCCGCTCGCCCACCGTGTGGTGCGGGCCGACGTTGCGCCGGCGGTCTCCGTTGACGCAACTGCGCCCGACTTCGTGCGCTATATCCACGGCAACCACGCCAACGACTGGATGCTCGGCGAGAAGCTCGACGGAGCTCTTGCGGCTGCGGTCAAAGCTCGCAAGGCGAGTCTTTGGGTTCCAGCGCTCCGTCCGGGGGCTACTCACGAGCTGCGCATGCGTGTGTTCAACCCCGCGAAGTGGGAGAACAAGCTGACGGTGGCCGTGAACGGCTCGGCGCTGCAGCCCGTCGCACTTGCGGAGGGATGGCAGACCATCAGCATCGAGGTGCCCGCCGACAGCAAGTTGCGCGCGGACAACGAACTCGCGCTGTCGTTCTCCAATCTGGGACGCATCGACGGACGCCTTTCCGGCGGCGCGATCGCTTGGGTCGAACTGGGTCGCCAGGCTTCTGGCGCTCCGACGGTCGAGGACAAGAGCGACCCGAAGGGCGGCGCCAAAGAGGCTGAGGGACAAGAGTCTGAGGGACAAGAGTCTGAGGGACAAGAGGCGTCGGCCGAGGCTGGAGAGGCAGGTGCTGGAAAGGCCGGGGCAGCAGGCGGCGAGAGAGCCGCCGACAAGCCTGACGGCGAACCCGACTACTCGCCCTCGAAGCTACCGCTCGCTCAGGACAAGCTCCAGTTCGACAAGCAGAACGGGTTGGCGTGGTACGTCTGGCTCCCTGAACAAGCCAAGCTCGACCTCGCGCTTCGTGCTCGCGAGGGCTGCGGAGTCAGCGCTGAGGTCTTCGTCGAAGACGAGAGCAACGGCGTCAGCTCGGCGGTGGCCGAGACGCGCAATTTGGTGCTGGGCCGCGGCGAGTCGCAGCAGACCGCCATCGACTTGTCCAAGTGGTCTGGGCAGGTGGCCCGCCTGGAGCTTCGCGCGAGCGATGCCTGCCAGGAAGAGGTGACTGTCGAGAAGGCGGCGCTGGTGGTGCCCGGTGAACAGCCGAAGATGCCCGAGGGGGTCGAGCCTCCGAAGCGTATCATTGTCTGGATGATCGACACCCTTCGCTCCGATTATCTGCCCATCCACTTCGACAGCGACGTAGAGGCGCCAAACCTCCAGAAGCTCGCCGACGAGGGAGCTTCGTTCAAAGTCGCCTACGTGCAAGGTAACGAGTCACGCACCAGCCACGCGGCGTTCTTCACCGGTCAGTACCCCAACAAAAACGGTCTGGTCGGCAAGGGGATCCTGCGTCCGCATCACCACCTCATCCAAGAGGCGGTCAAAGAGAAGGGCTACAAGACCGGCTGCCACGTGGCCAACGGGTACGTGTCGCGCAACGGCGGCTTCGCCCAGGGATGGGATCACTACGTCAACAACCTTCGCGATGGCTGGCGCATCGACGGTGAGGGCATCGCCAAGCACGGCGTCGATTGGGCCAAGAAGACCAAGGACGACCCTTTCTTCTTGTATTTGGGCTCCATCGATCCGCACGTCACCTACCGCGCCCACGACGATCTCATCGGCAAGTACGAAAAGGAGCCGTACCACGGCAAGTACAAGCGCTATCTGTCGGGCGAGGAGCTCGGTAAGATCAAGGGCGGCAAGCCGGTGAGCGAGCGCGACAAGCAGCGCATCATCAACCTCTACAAAAACGAGATCACCTTCAACGACCGCGCCTTCGGCAAGCTGCGAAAAGATCTCGAGGAGGCTGGGTTGTGGGAGGGCACCATGGTCATCGTGACCTCCGATCACGGCGAGGAGTTCTGGGAGCATGGCAGCGTGGGTCACGGCCACAACGTCCATCAAGAACTCGTGCACGTGCCGATCTTGCTGTACTACCCGCCGCTGATCCCGGGAGGGACCAAGGTGGAGGCGGGTGTCGACGTGGTCGACATCTACCCCACGGTCATGGATGCGCTGGGCGCCGAGCGGCCCGACGACCTGCAGGGCAAGAGCATGATTCCGCTCATTCACAACCTGCACGGCGGCTACCCGGAGCCGGCCATCGCCACGCAGTACAAGATCCACTACGCCATGCAGATGCAGCAGTGGAAGCTGTACCTCAAGCGCGGCGACTACGAGCTTTACGATCGCAACGCCGACCACTTCGAGAAGAAGGACGTCTCGGCCAAGCATCCGCTCGCCAGCCGCTTTATGCTCGACGCGATGGGGTGGTTCCGCGCCCACCGCAAAGAGTGGGATAAGGCGACGTGGGGCGTCCCCAGCAAGGTCGCACCGGGCTTCATGGAGAAGGTGTCGGGCGCCAAGAGCGACTGA
- a CDS encoding RCC1 domain-containing protein has translation MKACHRTLLAGIGLLSVVSLSSGCKADFDAADYTFACDPSRPSDCAEGFECVYVPSQGTELCVEGGASFDAGSDATSVPDVLSDTADGSQDGCDASSCATRYQQVVSAEAHSCGLELDGTVECWGWPGEGRTAAPDGTFTKIAAGEDHTCGITTEQHIECWGKSSEEGRTEGQEGPFVDLAVGTHHNCALRPGGSVFCWGANSFGESTPPDATFEQISAGSAHTCGIDTDGSISCWGFDSDDATNAPSGAFKQVSVGDGVTERTSCAVAMNGDVTCWGTNGYRQADARPGPFRQVSVGVKHTCGVRTDGSIDCWGANPFGQLGPVQGVFVQVSAGESHTCAVAEDDSVKCWGYSEDGRLDAP, from the coding sequence ATGAAAGCTTGTCACCGGACTCTGCTCGCAGGAATCGGCCTGCTCTCAGTCGTATCACTTTCGAGCGGCTGCAAGGCCGACTTCGATGCGGCCGACTATACTTTCGCGTGCGATCCGAGCCGGCCTTCGGACTGCGCCGAAGGCTTCGAATGCGTCTATGTGCCCAGCCAAGGAACCGAGCTTTGCGTCGAGGGAGGCGCGAGCTTCGACGCGGGAAGCGATGCCACCTCGGTGCCCGACGTGCTCTCTGACACGGCGGATGGATCACAGGACGGTTGCGATGCGAGCAGTTGCGCGACTCGCTACCAGCAGGTGGTCAGCGCCGAGGCCCATTCTTGCGGGCTCGAGCTCGACGGCACGGTGGAATGCTGGGGGTGGCCGGGCGAGGGGCGCACCGCAGCGCCTGATGGAACCTTCACCAAGATTGCCGCTGGCGAAGACCATACCTGCGGAATCACCACCGAGCAGCATATCGAATGCTGGGGGAAGTCCTCCGAGGAAGGTCGCACTGAGGGCCAAGAGGGCCCGTTTGTCGATCTCGCCGTTGGCACCCACCACAACTGCGCGTTGCGCCCAGGCGGCAGCGTCTTTTGTTGGGGGGCCAATTCGTTCGGGGAGAGCACCCCGCCGGATGCCACCTTCGAGCAGATATCTGCCGGCAGCGCTCATACCTGTGGCATCGACACCGACGGCTCGATATCGTGTTGGGGCTTCGACTCCGACGACGCGACCAATGCTCCCTCCGGCGCCTTCAAGCAGGTCTCGGTGGGCGATGGCGTCACCGAGCGTACCAGTTGCGCAGTTGCCATGAACGGCGACGTCACATGCTGGGGCACCAATGGCTACCGCCAAGCTGATGCGCGTCCGGGACCGTTCAGGCAAGTTTCTGTGGGCGTGAAGCACACCTGCGGAGTGCGAACGGATGGAAGTATAGACTGTTGGGGGGCGAACCCCTTTGGGCAGCTCGGGCCGGTCCAGGGAGTGTTCGTGCAAGTGAGCGCCGGTGAGTCACACACCTGCGCGGTCGCCGAAGACGACAGCGTCAAGTGCTGGGGCTACTCCGAGGATGGTCGGCTCGACGCTCCGTGA
- a CDS encoding tetratricopeptide repeat protein, with the protein MVVVVFLFAAAPADLSAQEHGEPADEQRKLNNEAVVALGDGEYTRAISLLEQSLHMGEMDVVYLNLGRAYQLAGRCEDAEAALLEVEGAPVSKGVPEGFVADKTQQYLEEVRTTCEPDVAHSAPTDDDVQQGVGVRVAPPAKTSPVESSEAHTLGYVLTGAGLAAGGTALVLNILARNVEEHAIDQASSSSPVSPAVITQREFAEERERYEALQTGALSSALVGGALIGAGLYVLLTDDEGQSQASVGLEAGKGVLGVSFGGSF; encoded by the coding sequence TTGGTCGTCGTTGTCTTCTTGTTTGCTGCGGCGCCAGCCGACCTTTCGGCGCAGGAGCACGGTGAGCCCGCCGACGAGCAGCGTAAGCTCAACAATGAAGCCGTCGTCGCCCTCGGCGACGGTGAATATACACGGGCTATCTCGCTGCTCGAGCAGTCGCTTCACATGGGCGAAATGGATGTCGTTTATCTGAACCTGGGCCGCGCCTACCAACTCGCCGGCCGATGCGAAGACGCGGAGGCAGCGCTGCTCGAAGTCGAAGGTGCTCCCGTCTCCAAGGGCGTGCCAGAGGGATTCGTCGCCGACAAGACCCAGCAGTATCTGGAAGAGGTTCGGACCACCTGTGAGCCTGATGTCGCTCATTCTGCTCCGACGGACGACGACGTGCAGCAGGGCGTCGGCGTGCGAGTGGCCCCACCCGCCAAAACCTCGCCAGTGGAGTCTAGCGAAGCCCATACGCTCGGTTACGTGCTAACCGGGGCCGGCCTTGCTGCAGGCGGCACCGCGCTGGTGCTGAATATCTTGGCGAGAAATGTCGAGGAGCACGCCATCGACCAAGCTAGTTCGTCGAGTCCAGTCTCCCCGGCGGTCATCACCCAACGCGAGTTCGCCGAGGAGCGCGAACGCTATGAGGCGCTCCAAACCGGCGCGCTCTCCTCCGCGCTGGTTGGCGGTGCGCTCATCGGCGCTGGGCTCTATGTGCTACTGACCGACGACGAGGGTCAATCACAAGCATCCGTCGGCCTAGAGGCCGGCAAAGGCGTGCTGGGCGTGAGCTTTGGCGGTTCGTTTTAA
- a CDS encoding serine hydroxymethyltransferase, whose amino-acid sequence MTDPHHELDAVAQTDQDVYDIIRAEEERQANTIRLIASENYTSRAVLQATGSVLTNKYSEGYPGRRYYEGQDFTDAVENLARDRGKELFGAEHVNVQPYSGSPANLAAYYALCDVGDSVLGMGLPFGGHLTHGWKVNFSGRFYDAHHYGVDKETHLIDYDEVRRVAKEVKPKVIFCGASAYPRTIDFERFAEIAEEVGAKLVADIAHISGLVAAGVHPSPVPVADVVSSTTHKTLRGPRGGLLMCKEEYAKDIDRAVFPALQGGPHMHAIAALAIAFKEALQPDFKDYAAQIVSNARAMADAFNERGFDLVSGGTDNHLLLVDVTGRGSTGKIASTAMAKAGIVCNANSIPFDERSPFDPSGIRIGTPSVTTRGMKEDEMRQIVAWTDEAIANADDDAVLERIRGEVEELCGEFPVP is encoded by the coding sequence ATGACTGACCCGCACCACGAACTCGACGCCGTCGCTCAGACTGATCAAGACGTCTACGACATCATCCGCGCCGAGGAAGAGCGCCAGGCCAACACGATTCGGCTCATCGCCAGTGAGAACTACACCTCGCGGGCGGTGCTGCAGGCAACCGGCTCCGTGCTGACCAACAAGTACAGCGAGGGCTACCCGGGTCGACGCTACTACGAGGGGCAGGATTTCACCGACGCGGTCGAGAACCTGGCGCGTGACCGTGGCAAGGAGCTCTTCGGCGCCGAGCACGTCAACGTGCAGCCCTATTCGGGCTCTCCGGCCAACCTGGCGGCCTACTACGCCTTGTGCGACGTCGGTGACTCGGTACTGGGGATGGGGCTTCCCTTCGGCGGCCACCTGACCCACGGCTGGAAGGTCAACTTCTCCGGGCGGTTCTACGACGCCCACCACTATGGCGTCGACAAGGAGACCCACCTCATCGACTACGACGAGGTGCGCCGCGTCGCCAAAGAGGTCAAGCCGAAGGTCATCTTCTGCGGCGCCTCGGCCTACCCGCGCACCATCGACTTCGAGCGCTTCGCCGAGATCGCCGAGGAGGTCGGCGCCAAGCTCGTCGCCGACATCGCCCATATCTCGGGACTGGTCGCCGCCGGCGTCCACCCCAGCCCGGTCCCCGTGGCCGACGTGGTCTCGTCGACCACGCACAAGACGCTGCGCGGCCCGCGCGGCGGGCTGTTGATGTGCAAAGAGGAGTATGCCAAGGACATCGACCGGGCGGTCTTCCCTGCCCTGCAGGGAGGCCCTCACATGCACGCCATCGCCGCCCTGGCGATTGCCTTCAAGGAGGCGCTGCAGCCCGACTTCAAGGACTACGCCGCTCAGATCGTCAGCAACGCTCGCGCCATGGCCGATGCGTTCAACGAGCGCGGGTTCGACCTCGTCAGCGGCGGCACCGACAACCACCTGCTACTCGTCGACGTCACCGGCCGAGGAAGCACCGGCAAGATCGCCTCGACGGCGATGGCCAAGGCCGGCATCGTGTGCAACGCCAACTCCATCCCGTTCGACGAGCGCTCGCCGTTCGACCCGTCGGGCATCCGCATCGGCACCCCGTCGGTGACCACCCGCGGCATGAAGGAAGACGAGATGCGCCAGATCGTCGCCTGGACCGACGAGGCCATCGCCAACGCCGACGACGACGCCGTGCTCGAGCGCATTCGCGGCGAAGTCGAAGAGCTGTGCGGGGAATTCCCGGTGCCTTGA
- a CDS encoding mechanosensitive ion channel family protein — translation MDESVNQLLKLQDVLLEYVNSFLAIVPAIGIAIVVFVVFLVLASLAKRTVSGFSSRFTEDKSLQSLFGTITKVLVIVVGAFAAAAIIFPGLSAGHLVSVLGLSSVAIGFAFKDIFENFLAGILILSGRPFVIGDQIETNGYEGTVEHISIRSTSIETYDGQRVIIPNSAIFTNPMTVRTAFPHRRTTFVTGIGYDEDIETAREVIREAVNGCETVLEDPAPQIFLMEHGDSSVNFHIRYWTPSTISGVKNAQDEVATSVKYALDEAGIEIPYPYRTIEFFDKTEQSEQARAAE, via the coding sequence ATGGATGAATCCGTCAACCAACTGTTGAAGCTCCAAGATGTACTCTTGGAGTACGTGAACTCGTTTCTGGCCATCGTGCCCGCTATCGGCATCGCGATTGTCGTGTTCGTGGTGTTCTTGGTCTTGGCCTCGCTAGCCAAGCGCACCGTGTCGGGTTTCTCGAGCCGGTTCACCGAGGACAAGAGCCTCCAGAGCCTCTTCGGCACGATCACCAAGGTGCTGGTCATCGTGGTCGGCGCCTTTGCCGCCGCGGCGATCATTTTCCCGGGGTTGAGTGCCGGCCACCTGGTCAGCGTGCTCGGCCTCTCCAGTGTGGCCATCGGTTTTGCGTTCAAGGATATCTTCGAGAACTTTTTGGCGGGTATCCTCATCTTGTCGGGCCGCCCGTTCGTCATCGGCGACCAGATCGAGACCAACGGCTACGAGGGCACGGTCGAGCATATCTCGATTCGCAGCACCAGCATCGAGACCTACGACGGCCAACGCGTCATCATCCCCAACTCGGCCATCTTCACCAACCCGATGACCGTGCGCACCGCGTTCCCCCACCGACGCACCACGTTTGTGACCGGTATCGGCTACGACGAGGATATCGAGACGGCTCGCGAGGTCATTCGCGAGGCCGTCAACGGCTGTGAGACGGTGCTCGAAGATCCCGCGCCTCAGATCTTTTTGATGGAGCACGGCGACAGCTCGGTCAACTTCCACATCCGTTACTGGACCCCCTCGACGATTTCGGGAGTCAAAAACGCCCAGGATGAGGTCGCAACCTCTGTCAAATACGCCCTCGACGAGGCCGGCATCGAGATTCCTTACCCCTATCGCACCATCGAGTTCTTCGACAAAACCGAGCAATCCGAACAGGCTCGGGCGGCCGAGTAA